The following proteins are encoded in a genomic region of Xanthomonas cassavae CFBP 4642:
- a CDS encoding protein adenylyltransferase SelO family protein — MPNDYWDMDDKNDPNLLNLASVSTSMLVPFPVGKLPDASVLWLNERWFHDLGMAIHDTPTRTSISASLLERFAVTSIEAHCVAGSFGEQTLGADRYGGSGGAIHGGSGRCGSDGMLIAKGTGPTPLVSEAHDWSHSHGCLYLYDAIREAVASEILNAELPHGAVPIVAIIDAGFSLARTDADEPERCAILIRPAFLRLAHFERSLYFGTSGSANSDQFQDSLRVRDAIHFADEHAQLDAGNPNCLGVDLSELYLRLAEQIAASRAHRLWTGRPTSDNITLNAQFLDFGGFRAVPSWKHGTDGHRHFFGDEMRDVRHSLPSLAYFFKKYSRFDKAIANIDQLLIQIEHHMEAAFLHHCAEACALPESSPEALHFKALIARYYREQQRIDYAFDQPTKHGERHDWLSDHLRGKATRGSQIGEEIAAFVRALPNADLHLCAANRWLRPRPRLSYRVSKRRAIKLVRSILADRSSGPERVSVFIATEVAVSRRVWRGLPPHWLVLGYASDHVSTALYFFDTHRMAYAAQLSGPRVHGGTLLFGAQVADEKLGITNSGHRTVVLVDCEPTSYLVGLGLNGRATIPAALLTFPDAAVAAQKFSSTNTHAT, encoded by the coding sequence ATGCCCAATGACTACTGGGACATGGATGACAAGAACGACCCCAACCTGTTGAACCTCGCCAGCGTGAGCACTTCGATGCTCGTGCCCTTTCCAGTGGGAAAACTGCCAGATGCTTCCGTGCTTTGGCTCAATGAGCGCTGGTTTCATGACTTAGGCATGGCCATCCACGACACGCCCACTCGGACCAGCATTTCAGCGTCCTTGCTTGAGCGCTTTGCCGTGACATCTATCGAAGCTCACTGCGTTGCCGGCAGCTTTGGCGAACAGACACTGGGCGCTGATCGCTATGGAGGGAGCGGTGGGGCAATCCACGGAGGGAGTGGCCGCTGTGGCTCCGATGGCATGCTCATCGCCAAAGGAACCGGCCCCACGCCATTGGTCTCCGAGGCCCATGATTGGTCACACTCGCATGGGTGTCTCTATCTTTACGATGCCATTCGCGAGGCAGTTGCTAGCGAGATCCTCAACGCAGAACTCCCCCACGGGGCAGTCCCCATCGTTGCCATCATTGATGCCGGCTTCTCTCTGGCACGCACCGATGCAGACGAACCGGAACGTTGCGCCATCCTGATCAGGCCCGCTTTCCTGCGCTTAGCGCACTTCGAGCGCAGCCTGTATTTCGGAACATCAGGCAGCGCAAACAGCGATCAATTTCAAGATAGCCTGCGGGTCAGAGACGCCATCCACTTTGCCGACGAGCACGCGCAGCTCGATGCCGGCAATCCCAATTGCCTAGGCGTTGACTTGTCTGAGCTCTACCTCCGCCTTGCCGAGCAGATTGCCGCAAGTCGCGCGCATCGCCTCTGGACCGGACGCCCGACAAGCGACAACATCACATTGAACGCGCAGTTCCTGGATTTCGGCGGCTTCCGCGCAGTTCCCAGCTGGAAGCATGGCACAGATGGGCATCGTCACTTCTTCGGCGATGAGATGCGCGATGTTCGCCACTCGCTTCCATCGCTTGCCTATTTCTTCAAGAAGTATTCCCGCTTTGACAAGGCAATCGCCAACATCGATCAGCTGCTTATCCAGATCGAGCATCACATGGAAGCTGCTTTTCTCCATCACTGTGCAGAAGCGTGTGCCTTGCCTGAGTCAAGCCCAGAGGCGTTGCATTTCAAAGCGCTCATTGCGCGCTACTACCGCGAGCAACAGCGCATTGACTATGCGTTCGATCAGCCCACAAAGCACGGCGAGCGCCACGATTGGCTCTCTGACCACCTCAGAGGCAAAGCAACCCGGGGGTCTCAGATTGGCGAGGAGATCGCAGCGTTCGTGCGCGCACTTCCGAACGCAGATCTTCATCTTTGTGCGGCCAACCGCTGGCTGAGACCACGACCACGCCTTTCCTATCGCGTCTCTAAGCGCCGCGCGATCAAGCTGGTGCGGTCGATCCTCGCCGATCGGTCGTCGGGACCCGAGCGGGTCTCGGTCTTTATCGCAACCGAGGTCGCGGTCTCGCGACGGGTTTGGAGAGGCTTACCACCACACTGGCTTGTCCTAGGCTACGCAAGCGATCACGTGTCCACCGCGCTGTATTTCTTTGATACGCACCGCATGGCTTATGCAGCCCAGCTGTCGGGACCACGCGTGCATGGGGGAACACTGCTCTTCGGTGCCCAAGTCGCAGATGAGAAACTCGGCATCACCAATTCTGGCCATCGAACCGTCGTGCTTGTCGACTGCGAACCCACCAGCTACCTCGTAGGTCTAGGCTTGAACGGGCGTGCAACAATTCCTGCCGCACTGCTCACCTTCCCGGACGCTGCCGTTGCCGCGCAAAAATTCAGCTCAACCAACACCCATGCAACCTAA
- a CDS encoding toxin-activating lysine-acyltransferase: MQPNAVDAQALGLAMQLLFKTDRKKFSIAAAYVWLWPAIRLGQFVTIEDDDGVWTGYALWAYLTPETASHLVRQDPPFLPISDWNEGDQLWILDFVAMPGHHRRLARALRHCLRSHFKQAHRLVRDKTGAILGTKTYTLRKDG; this comes from the coding sequence ATGCAACCTAATGCCGTTGATGCGCAGGCGCTTGGCCTGGCGATGCAACTCCTGTTCAAGACTGACCGCAAGAAGTTCAGTATAGCAGCGGCTTATGTGTGGCTATGGCCTGCGATTCGCCTAGGCCAGTTCGTCACGATCGAAGACGACGATGGGGTATGGACCGGCTACGCCTTATGGGCATATCTAACGCCTGAAACCGCCAGTCATTTGGTTCGGCAAGATCCTCCGTTCTTGCCGATTAGCGACTGGAACGAAGGTGATCAACTCTGGATCCTGGATTTCGTGGCTATGCCAGGGCATCACCGACGCCTGGCGAGAGCACTCCGACACTGCTTGCGTTCTCACTTCAAGCAAGCGCATCGCTTGGTGCGAGATAAGACGGGCGCTATCCTGGGAACCAAGACTTACACCCTTCGCAAAGATGGCTGA
- a CDS encoding MFS transporter, translating into MHEVTSRPTKAWTGFLFLGFGSGLPYPLIGSTLGYWLSEKSLSIAVIGALAWTALPYSLKFLWARHLDQRRAPVVGGTMAHRQGWIVLSSVMVALSLLGLVLSVVTGSLPLIALSSIAAAFGGATLDASVDAFRIEQEAVHQQPAKLLTAYQFGYRIALLLSDGLVFLLAARLSWQVAYALLLPLMLVPICGTLFLQSHPDSDRTPDATSAEKQRAPLVSLRPSTMQGWIAVIVFIGCYRLPDILLGPMINPFFYALGIGKSAVGSLHIWLAIPAAFLGILAAGTSLRRMSLGTTILVGAALQALALLGLALLSSNERSVELLWASVILQNLASSYTGIALVAYMSKLVTLGRAGEHYAWLTSFYSIFGRVLAGFSGLAVAYLTTLHGQSQGYGTFFIGICLMCVPALLVYSRIIRNTLRERPEP; encoded by the coding sequence ATGCATGAAGTGACATCAAGGCCGACTAAGGCCTGGACTGGATTTTTGTTCCTGGGCTTCGGTTCTGGTTTGCCTTATCCGCTGATCGGCAGCACCTTAGGCTATTGGCTCAGCGAAAAGTCGCTTTCGATCGCAGTCATCGGTGCCTTGGCTTGGACCGCACTTCCCTACTCCCTCAAATTCCTATGGGCCCGCCATCTCGACCAACGCCGTGCACCGGTCGTTGGAGGCACCATGGCGCACCGTCAGGGCTGGATTGTCTTGTCTTCGGTCATGGTCGCCCTCTCTCTCCTGGGCCTTGTCCTGAGCGTCGTCACCGGTAGTCTGCCGCTCATTGCATTGAGCTCCATCGCAGCCGCCTTTGGCGGTGCGACCCTGGATGCCTCAGTCGATGCATTTCGCATCGAACAGGAGGCAGTGCACCAGCAGCCAGCCAAGCTCCTCACTGCCTATCAGTTTGGCTACCGCATTGCTCTTCTGCTAAGCGACGGTCTGGTATTCTTGCTCGCAGCGCGGCTGTCTTGGCAGGTTGCTTATGCCCTTCTGCTGCCACTGATGTTGGTGCCCATCTGCGGAACGCTCTTTCTGCAATCCCATCCCGATAGCGACCGCACCCCAGATGCCACGAGTGCGGAGAAGCAGAGGGCTCCGTTGGTGTCGCTTCGACCCTCCACGATGCAAGGGTGGATCGCGGTGATCGTCTTCATCGGCTGCTATCGCCTACCGGACATTCTTTTGGGTCCCATGATCAATCCTTTTTTCTATGCCCTTGGCATCGGGAAGAGTGCGGTCGGATCATTGCACATCTGGCTAGCCATCCCTGCTGCCTTCCTCGGAATTTTGGCCGCAGGCACCAGCTTGAGACGCATGTCTCTGGGCACGACCATTCTTGTTGGCGCAGCTCTCCAAGCCCTTGCCCTCCTCGGTCTTGCCTTGCTTTCGTCCAACGAGCGGTCTGTTGAGCTGCTTTGGGCTAGCGTTATTCTTCAAAACCTTGCCAGTAGCTATACCGGCATCGCGTTGGTTGCTTACATGTCAAAGCTAGTCACACTCGGACGGGCAGGAGAGCACTACGCTTGGCTAACAAGCTTCTACTCGATCTTCGGCAGGGTGCTTGCCGGCTTCTCAGGCCTTGCAGTGGCTTATCTCACCACGCTCCATGGACAAAGCCAGGGCTATGGCACTTTCTTCATCGGCATCTGCCTGATGTGCGTGCCTGCCCTCCTCGTCTACTCGCGCATCATTCGCAACACCCTGAGAGAGCGGCCCGAGCCGTAG
- a CDS encoding HlyD family secretion protein, which produces MDSESGQTDDAEQPLFRKRKGPETTSTLGDLKDAFPSSIRIWIGCGCVLFLLLATFVLTASYSKREHVSGQIISTHGRVDIRSGTPGLILSTTLKPNALVKKGQVLAELSADTTDEAGRSLSDETIKRALTRSEELTKEQLQTHEFSGQRERELTRQVEETSGALQEVARKISILEKKYAKNKELLKTIEPLLAEKYVSKYTYLTYENALLDAEAQIQDARAQQSTLRNQRAALLGEITEIKTTASRQASEIEREKSTIEDQVARAKSDRLQTITSPLSGTVAAIYASQGQRIGTDSIIASITPSESVFEAEILIPSRAIGHVTVGTEVLLNIAAFPKAKYGAIQGRIASLSTQTSPLGELERRYGRQSPTEPVYTAKVALPYQTIGVAQEAKSFLPGMEVDAELILEGRKIWEWMFDPFQTMGSRLTDEKR; this is translated from the coding sequence ATGGATAGCGAGTCAGGTCAGACGGATGACGCAGAACAACCGCTCTTTCGCAAGCGAAAGGGGCCGGAGACAACTTCCACACTCGGCGACCTAAAAGATGCGTTTCCCTCGTCCATCCGGATCTGGATCGGCTGTGGCTGTGTGCTTTTCCTCTTGCTGGCCACGTTTGTTCTGACCGCGTCCTACTCCAAGCGGGAGCACGTGTCGGGCCAGATCATTTCGACGCATGGGCGAGTGGACATCCGAAGTGGAACGCCTGGCCTCATCCTGTCAACGACGTTAAAGCCCAACGCCTTGGTCAAAAAGGGCCAAGTGCTCGCGGAGCTGTCAGCCGACACCACCGACGAAGCGGGCCGCTCTCTATCCGATGAGACGATCAAGCGTGCGCTCACCCGATCAGAAGAGCTGACCAAGGAGCAATTGCAGACGCATGAATTTTCCGGCCAGCGCGAACGGGAACTGACGCGCCAAGTCGAAGAAACGAGCGGTGCGCTGCAGGAAGTCGCTCGCAAGATCTCAATCTTGGAAAAGAAATACGCCAAGAACAAAGAACTGTTGAAGACCATTGAGCCGCTGCTTGCTGAGAAGTATGTGTCCAAATATACCTACCTCACCTACGAAAATGCCCTCTTGGATGCAGAGGCGCAGATCCAGGATGCCCGCGCGCAGCAGTCCACACTTCGCAATCAACGTGCCGCATTGCTGGGTGAGATCACCGAGATAAAGACAACGGCCAGCAGGCAAGCAAGTGAAATCGAGCGCGAGAAATCCACGATCGAAGATCAAGTGGCCAGAGCCAAGTCCGACCGGCTGCAGACCATCACCTCACCCTTGAGCGGCACGGTCGCAGCGATCTATGCATCACAAGGTCAGCGTATCGGCACCGACTCGATCATTGCATCCATCACCCCAAGCGAGTCGGTGTTCGAGGCTGAAATCCTCATTCCTTCAAGAGCCATCGGACATGTGACGGTCGGCACCGAGGTGCTGCTTAACATCGCCGCATTCCCGAAAGCAAAGTATGGCGCCATCCAGGGGCGCATCGCATCGCTGTCGACGCAAACGAGTCCGCTCGGTGAGTTGGAGCGCCGCTATGGTCGCCAGTCGCCCACTGAGCCGGTTTACACCGCCAAGGTGGCCTTGCCTTATCAGACCATCGGAGTCGCCCAAGAAGCGAAGTCCTTCCTGCCGGGGATGGAAGTGGATGCGGAACTGATCTTGGAGGGGCGCAAGATTTGGGAGTGGATGTTTGACCCCTTCCAAACGATGGGATCGCGCTTGACGGATGAAAAGCGATGA